A DNA window from Alligator mississippiensis isolate rAllMis1 chromosome 11, rAllMis1, whole genome shotgun sequence contains the following coding sequences:
- the LOC102564998 gene encoding acetylcholinesterase, with product MLEPLPVLGCLLLLSLLGPGSPSDSDGTMVNTTSGPIRGKRLLDGSSTVTAFLGIPYAKPPVGTLRFQKPLPHQPWTDVLETTSFSNCCHQLIFKTFPGMEVWMPSGPFSEDCLFLNVWVPYPQPSAPVPILIWIHGGGFVGGAASLPAYDGRFLAATENVIVASMNYRLGALGFLSLPPAAPGNTGLWDQQLALRWLRDNAAAFGGDPDRLTLFGSSAGGASVDFHLLSPVSQTLFTRAVMQSGAATAAWAWVAPEEAKQRSRTLGQLLGCPDGDDTALVSCLQGKEAEEIIKNQVSVVRDPALLDFFFLPTADGEFLPDVPQKLLAAGYTQSIPILMGFTANEGSMFLFLNDFPFNLGNASEIGWEELLLVVRKTVPGAPEATVRAIAQRYSQEGQGVEQHRWAMDHVVGDYYFSCPVAEAARWAAEARSPVYAYYFTHHTTVFPLPEWTGVAHASETPFVLGTLAATIGANQRYTEAEGELRRRLMRYWAEFARSGNPMAAEGSEEQWPPFTATQQSFLYISTEQTQVRDVWPARHCSFLSSLLHKSQAPQPDHADTQSQLNKQRQIRDL from the exons ATGCTGGAACCCCTCCCTGTATTAGGCTGCCTGCTTCTCCTCTCCTTGCTGGGCCCTGGCTCCCCCTCTGACAGTGATGGCACCATGGTGAACACCACCAGTGGCCCTATCCGGGGCAAGCGTCTCCTGGACGGCTCGAGCACTGTGACGGCCTTCCTGGGCATCCCCTACGCTAAGCCCCCCGTGGGGACCTTGCGCTTCCAGAAGCCacttccccaccagccctggacaGATGTCCTGGAGACCACCAGCTTCAgcaactgctgccaccagcttaTATTTAAGACTTTCCCTGGTATGGAAGTGTGGATGCCCAGTGGACCATTTTCTGAGGACTGCCTCTTCCTCAATGTCTGGGTTCCCTATCCCCAGCCATCTGCCCCAGTCCCCATCCTTATCTGGATCCACGGTGGGGGCTTTGTCGGtggtgcagcctccctgcccGCATACGATGGGCGCTTCTTAGCTGCTACTGAGAACGTGATAGTGGCCTCCATGAACTACCGGCTGGGTGCTCTGGGCTTCTTGTCTCTGccaccagctgccccagggaaCACTGGTCTATGGGACCAGCAGCTGGCACTGCGCTGGCTGCGGGATAACGCAGCTGCCTTTGGTGGGGACCCTGATCGCTTGACCCTCTTTGGTTCAAGTGCCGGAGGCGCCTCAGTTGACTTCCACCTCCTCTCGCCAGTCAGCCAGACCCTGTTCACCCGGGCTGTGATGCAGAGTGGAGCTGCTACTGCAGCCTGGGCTTGGGTGGCCCCAGAGGAAGCAAAGCAGAGAAGCCGGACCCTtggccagctgctgggctgccctgATGGAGATGACACTGCCCTGGTGAGCTGCCTTCAGGGAAAGGAGGCAGAGGAGATCATCAAAAACCAGGTCTCTGTTGTGAGAGACCCAGCACTGCTAGATTTCTTCTTCTTGCCCACTGCAGATGGGGAATTCCTCCCAGATGTACCTCAGAAGCTTCTGGCGGCTGGATACACGCAGTCTATACCCATCCTGATGGGCTTTACTGCCAATGAAGGatccatgtttttgtttttgaatgaCTTCCCCTTCAACCTGGGAAATGCCAGTGAGATTggctgggaggagctgctgctggtggtgaggAAGACAGTCCCTGGGGCACCAGAAGCAACTGTGAGGGCCATTGCACAGCGGTACAGCCaggaggggcagggtgtggagcaGCACCGATGGGCCATGGATCACGTGGTTGGTGACTATTACTTTTCATGCCCTGTAGCTGAGGCAGCCAGATGGGCAGCAGAGGCCCGGAGCCCTGTGTATGCTTATTACTTTACCCACCACACCACTGTCTTCCCATTGCCAGAGTGGACTGGGGTAGCACATGCCTCTGAAACACCCTTTGTGCTTGGCACCCTGGCGGCTACAATTGGAGCCAACCAGAGGTACACCGAGGCTGAAGGAGAGCTGAGACGGAGACTGATGCGGTACTGGGCAGAGTTTGCCAGGAGTGG GAACCCGATGGCGGCAGagggcagtgaggagcagtggcCCCCCTTCACTGCCACGCAGCAGAGTTTCCTCTACATCAGCACGGAGCAGACCCAAGTCAGGGACGTGTGGCCTGCCCGGCACTGCAGCTTCCTGTCATCGCTCCTACATAAGAGTCAAGCCCCTCAG CCTGACCATGCAGACACCCAGTCCCAGCTGAACAAGCAGAGACAGATCCGTGACCTCTGA
- the LOC102565229 gene encoding zinc finger protein CKR1: MEHWVFLDPRQRALYRDVMQESYETLMSLKYPISKPDVISRLEQGEGMCVPDLQDSGEKENPGGISAGTASEDEVEDLGQGGCQQMDQCGILVGKEERDAAPKPHGGKPRRPEGSPLGKKGDQAAPWNGSLKRLRAGAATGKDHGTERPEVGLNKALPLAGEEFCLCPECGENFKDRASLGTHQVSHMKQKPGPGRRLPVPGGKRYRCPECGERFRVGSHLATHLRQHTGEKPFRCADCGKGFDWGSHYARHRRLHTGERPFQCADCGKCFGRSSHLYRHQRAHAGGQPLECPHCSKAFNSSAFFRKHLRAHAAPPPSHRCPDCGESFLRSAALARHRKSHRGEKPFRCGDCGKGFAWSSHLERHRRVHTGERPHTCPDCGEAFSQSAHLAKHRRVHVSKHLQGCGDCGKGFNDVAALPKHRAAHTKGRRRRVGTRRVGVQPVTAETPQPGLDCGESAAQGTVLAQPQRSHVRGQPGRRADSAQGQPPKESSSHACLDSGKIFAPSPTLTRHQRSQAGYQPEGGPGAKPDSPPGGSPPQPCPSRRKRSPRRAQLEQRQRLCTGETAKSCPECGQEFGQGAALARHRRSHRGEDPFRCGDCGKGFAWSSHLQRHRRVHTGERPHACADCREAFSQSAHLIKHRAAHTKGRRCRVSAEQAGAQPAAAETPQLCPDHWENAAPGAGPAQPQGNHKKPSQGRACKKRFGRSQQQQSQLEEAPTPQGAD; this comes from the exons ATGGAGCACTGGGTGTTTCTGGACCCTCGGCAGAGGGCACTGTACAGAGATGTCATGCAAGAGAGCTATGAGACCCTGATGTCACTCA AGTACCCCATCTCTAAACCAGATGTCATCTCTCGGCTAGAGCAAGGGGAAGGAATGTGTGTCCCAGATCTCCAGGACTCTGGGGAAAAGGAGAACCCAGGAGGAATCAGCGCAG ggacagCAAGCGAGGATGAGGTGGAAGATCTGGGGCAGGGAGGTTGCCAGCAGATGGACCAATGTGGAATATTGgtggggaaagaagagagagatgcTGCGCCGAAGCCGCACGGGGGAAAGCCTCGCAGGCCAGAGGGGAGCCCTTTGGGGAAGAAAGGTGACCAGGCAGCTCCATGGAATGGCAGCCTCAAGAGACTGAgagctggagcagccacagggaAGGACCATGGCACGGAGAGGCCTGAAGTGGGGCTGAACAAAGCCTTGCCCCTGGCTGGTGAGGagttctgcctctgccctgaatGTGGGGAGAACTTCAAGGACAGGGCCTCTCTGGGCACGCACCAGGTGTCCCACATGAAGCAGAAGCCTGGGCCGGGTCGCCGCCTCCCAGTGCCCGGTGGCAAGCGCTATCGCTGCCCAGAGTGTGGGGAGCGCTTCCGCGTGGGCTCCCACCTGGCCACCCACCTGCGCcagcacacaggggagaagccattccGCTGCGCCGACTGCGGGAAGGGCTTCGACTGGGGCTCGCACTATGCCCGGCACCGGCGCCTGCACACAGGTGAGCGGCCCTTTCAGTGCGCCGACTGTGGGAAGTGCTTCGGCCGCTCCTCCCATCTGTACCGGCATCAGCGTGCCCACGCTGGTGGCCAGCCCCTGGAGTGCCCGCACTGCAGCAAGGCTTTCAACAGCAGTGCCTTCTTCCGCAAGCACCTGCGTGCCCATGCTgccccaccaccctcccaccGCTGCCCCGACTGCGGGGAGAGCTTCCTGCGCAGCGCCGCGCTGGCACGGCACCGCAAGTCCCATCGGGGCGAGAAGCCCTTccgctgtggggactgtggcaaGGGCTTCGCCTGGAGCTCGCACCTGGAGCGACATCGGCGCGTGCACACGGGGGAGCGCCCCCACACCTGCCCGGACTGCGGGGAAGCCTTCAGCCAGAGTGCCCACCTGGCAAAGCACCGGCGTGTGCACGTGAGCAAGCACCTCCAAGGCTGCGGGGACTGTGGGAAGGGCTTCAACGATGTGGCGGCCCTGCCCAAGCATCGGGCAGCCCACACCAAGGGGAGGAGGCGCCGGGTGGGCACGAGGCGTGTGGGGGTGCAGCCAGtcacagcagagactccccagccaggcctggACTGTGGGGAGAGCgctgcccagggcacagtactggcccagccccagaggagccATGTGAGAGGCCAGCCTGGCCGCAGGGCAGATTCAGCCCAAGGGCAGCCCCCAAAGGAGAGCTCCTCACATGCCTGCCTTGACAGCGGGAAGATCTTTGCTCCAAGCCCCACCTTGACCCGGCACCAGCGGAGCCAGGCAGGGTATCAGCCTGAGGGGGGCCCAGGTGCCAAGCCagacagccctcctggggggagccccccccaaccctgccccagccGCAGGAAGCGCTCCCCCCGAcgtgctcagctggagcagcgcCAACGCCTGTGCACAGGAGAGACTGCCAAGTCCTGCCCTGAGTGTGGACAGGAATTCGGGCAGGGCGCAGCGCTGGCACGGCACCGAAGGAGCCACCGGGGTGAGGACCCCTTCCGCTGCGGGGACTGTGGCAAGGGTTTTGCCTGGAGCTCACACCTGCAGCGACACCGGCGCGTGCACACCGGTGAGCGTCCCCACGCCTGTGCAGACTGCAGGGAGGCCTTCAGCCAGAGTGCCCACCTCATCAAGCACCGGGCAGCCCACACCAAGGGGAGGAGGTGCCGGGTGagtgctgagcaggcaggggcccaaccagctgcagcagagacacCCCAGCTGTGCCCAGACCACTGGGAGAATGCTGCCCCGGGTgcggggccagcccagccccagggtaaCCATAAGAAAccctcccagggcagggcctgcAAGAAGCGGTTTGGGCGCAGTCAGCAACAGCAGAGCCAGCTGGAGGAGGCACCCACCCCTCAAGGGGCTGACTAA